One genomic region from Solwaraspora sp. WMMD792 encodes:
- a CDS encoding acyltransferase, whose product MSATAARPDATATTGSAATATATAGSATAAATVAGSADVADTASIGAGTRVWHLAQVREDASVGRNCIIGRGAYVGPGVRLGDNVKLQNHALVYEPAQLDDGVFIGPAAVLTNDEYPRAVTPDGRLKTGDDWTAVGVTIGTGAAIGARAVCVAPVRIGRWATVAAGAVVTRDVPDFALVVGVPARRVGWVGRAGVPLVADGDGRYVCPRTGQRHVERDGQLTEE is encoded by the coding sequence ATGAGTGCAACCGCAGCGCGCCCGGACGCCACCGCCACCACCGGCTCCGCCGCCACCGCCACCGCCACCGCCGGCTCCGCCACCGCCGCCGCTACCGTCGCCGGCTCCGCCGACGTGGCCGACACGGCGAGTATCGGTGCCGGCACCCGTGTCTGGCACCTGGCCCAGGTCCGCGAGGACGCGTCGGTCGGCCGCAACTGCATCATCGGCCGGGGGGCGTACGTCGGTCCGGGGGTCCGGCTCGGCGACAACGTGAAACTGCAGAACCACGCCCTCGTCTACGAGCCGGCGCAACTCGACGACGGAGTGTTCATCGGGCCGGCGGCGGTGCTGACCAACGACGAGTACCCCCGGGCGGTCACCCCGGACGGGCGGCTGAAGACCGGCGACGACTGGACCGCGGTCGGTGTCACCATCGGCACCGGCGCGGCGATCGGTGCCCGGGCGGTCTGCGTCGCCCCGGTGCGGATCGGCCGCTGGGCGACGGTCGCCGCCGGTGCCGTGGTCACCCGCGACGTACCGGACTTCGCGCTGGTCGTCGGGGTACCGGCGCGACGGGTCGGCTGGGTCGGCCGGGCCGGCGTACCGCTGGTCGCGGACGGCGACGGCCGGTACGTCTGCCCCCGCACCGGGCAGCGCCACGTCGAGCGCGACGGGCAGCTCACCGAGGAGTGA